One segment of Desulfovibrio sp. X2 DNA contains the following:
- a CDS encoding CocE/NonD family hydrolase: MARKRLFLRLLLLAGLLLAGVCVAAWLAVRPAPVPQLTPAESAERAAIFGGPAASPPALYSGATRTSPTLTMRDGTRIAVDLWLPEGRGRKSRLPTLLMATRYWRRVGLVWPFSLLDQPPEEVRFFTAHGYAVVRMDVRGTGASGGSRAYPWSPVEREDTREVLDWIVSKDWSNGRVATLGISYAGTAAEFAAALGDPALRAVMPMFSVYDAFSDIAFPGGVRNDRFIYSWGQANSILDSGHLPHGTPWWLRAVVTGPARAGGETPEEQAADRKQHEANGDIYANALSVTFRDDVARPAGISIDAFSPHAFRAETEAAHVPFYVWAGWFDGAYADAALKRYASLHVPQRLVIGPWNHGAAEAVDPITREKGMPPNEAERLFERLRFFDHYLKDEGPAPKNEIIYYTLGGGGWRHTDVWPPAGTAERVLGLGQDGAMVWNPADAKSGSRTYAVDFSVGSGPQNRWHTQLGRDDVAYPDRASVDARLLVFESAPLAEATEISGWPRLHLLLAASSEDTAVHAYLEAVSPKGRVVMLSEGVLRALHRAGVSMGGTGRAFLRRDAAPMVPGRPETLDVRFLPLSAVVPAGWRVRLALAGADADQFARVPPVGEVTWTVFTGGDRGSRLYLPITPQ; encoded by the coding sequence ATGGCTCGGAAGCGTCTCTTCCTCCGGCTCCTGCTGCTGGCAGGCCTCCTGCTCGCGGGCGTCTGCGTCGCGGCCTGGCTGGCCGTGCGTCCGGCGCCCGTGCCGCAGCTCACGCCCGCGGAGAGCGCAGAACGCGCCGCCATCTTCGGCGGCCCCGCCGCGAGTCCGCCCGCGCTCTATTCCGGCGCGACCCGCACCTCGCCCACGCTGACCATGCGCGACGGCACGCGCATCGCCGTGGACCTCTGGCTGCCAGAGGGGCGCGGCCGGAAATCGCGCCTGCCCACGCTGCTCATGGCCACGCGCTACTGGCGGCGCGTCGGCCTGGTCTGGCCCTTCTCGCTGCTCGACCAGCCGCCCGAGGAGGTGCGTTTCTTTACGGCCCACGGCTACGCGGTGGTGCGCATGGACGTGCGCGGCACCGGGGCCTCGGGCGGCAGCCGCGCCTATCCCTGGTCGCCCGTCGAGCGCGAGGACACCCGCGAGGTCCTCGACTGGATCGTCTCCAAGGATTGGTCCAACGGCCGCGTGGCCACGCTCGGCATCTCCTACGCGGGCACCGCGGCCGAGTTCGCCGCCGCCCTGGGCGACCCCGCCCTGCGCGCGGTCATGCCCATGTTCAGCGTCTACGACGCCTTCTCGGACATCGCCTTCCCCGGCGGCGTGCGCAACGACCGCTTCATCTACAGCTGGGGCCAGGCCAACTCCATTCTGGACAGCGGGCACCTGCCGCACGGCACCCCCTGGTGGCTGCGCGCCGTGGTCACGGGACCGGCCCGCGCGGGCGGCGAGACCCCGGAGGAGCAGGCCGCGGACAGGAAGCAGCACGAGGCCAACGGCGACATCTACGCCAACGCCCTGAGCGTGACCTTCCGCGACGACGTGGCCCGGCCCGCAGGGATATCCATCGACGCCTTCAGCCCGCACGCCTTCCGCGCGGAGACCGAGGCCGCGCACGTTCCCTTCTACGTCTGGGCGGGCTGGTTCGACGGTGCCTATGCCGACGCCGCGCTCAAGCGCTACGCGAGCCTGCACGTGCCCCAGCGCCTGGTCATCGGCCCCTGGAACCACGGGGCCGCCGAGGCCGTGGACCCCATCACCCGCGAGAAGGGGATGCCGCCGAACGAGGCCGAGCGGCTCTTCGAGCGGCTGCGTTTTTTCGACCACTACTTGAAGGACGAAGGCCCCGCCCCGAAGAACGAGATCATCTACTACACGCTCGGCGGGGGCGGCTGGCGCCATACGGACGTCTGGCCTCCCGCAGGCACGGCCGAGCGCGTCCTGGGCCTGGGCCAGGACGGTGCCATGGTCTGGAATCCCGCTGACGCCAAGTCCGGGAGCAGGACCTACGCCGTGGACTTCAGCGTGGGAAGCGGGCCGCAGAATCGCTGGCACACGCAGCTCGGTCGCGACGACGTGGCCTACCCCGATCGCGCCTCGGTCGACGCGCGCCTGCTGGTCTTCGAGTCCGCGCCGCTGGCCGAGGCCACGGAGATCTCCGGCTGGCCGAGGCTCCATCTGCTGCTCGCCGCGTCGAGCGAGGACACGGCCGTGCACGCCTATCTGGAGGCCGTCTCGCCCAAGGGGCGCGTGGTCATGCTGAGCGAAGGCGTGCTTCGGGCGCTGCATCGCGCGGGCGTGTCCATGGGCGGCACGGGCAGGGCCTTCCTGCGCCGTGACGCCGCGCCCATGGTCCCGGGCAGGCCGGAGACGCTGGACGTGCGCTTCCTGCCCCTCTCCGCGGTTGTTCCCGCTGGCTGGCGCGTGCGCCTGGCCCTGGCCGGGGCGGACGCGGACCAGTTCGCCCGCGTCCCGCCTGTGGGCGAGGTCACCTGGACCGTGTTCACGGGCGGGGACAGGGGCTCGCGCCTCTACCTGCCCATCACGCCACAGTAG
- a CDS encoding peptidylprolyl isomerase, which produces MANPYVLLETSMGEILVELFADKAPKTVENFLSYVDEGFYEGTIFHRVIRDFMNQGGGFDMMMKERQTKAPVANEASPEVPNLRGTIAMARTMEPHSATAQFFINAKDNHFLDRRGDTPETYGYCVFGRVEEGMDVVDKINKLRTKRFGFHDDVPVDPVTILSAKRFEME; this is translated from the coding sequence ATGGCCAATCCCTACGTGCTGCTCGAGACCTCGATGGGTGAAATCCTCGTCGAGCTTTTCGCCGACAAGGCCCCCAAGACCGTCGAGAACTTCCTCTCCTACGTGGACGAGGGTTTCTACGAGGGCACCATCTTTCACCGCGTCATCCGCGACTTCATGAACCAGGGCGGCGGATTCGACATGATGATGAAGGAGCGCCAGACCAAGGCCCCGGTGGCCAACGAGGCCTCGCCCGAGGTCCCGAACCTGCGCGGGACCATCGCCATGGCCCGGACCATGGAGCCGCACAGCGCCACGGCCCAGTTCTTCATCAACGCCAAGGACAACCACTTCCTGGACCGCCGCGGCGACACCCCCGAGACGTACGGCTACTGCGTCTTCGGCCGTGTCGAGGAGGGCATGGACGTGGTCGACAAGATCAACAAGCTGCGCACCAAGCGCTTCGGCTTCCACGATGACGTCCCGGTCGATCCGGTGACCATCCTCTCGGCCAAGCGTTTCGAGATGGAATAA
- the typA gene encoding translational GTPase TypA, protein MRNDSIRNIAIIAHVDHGKTTLVDAMFRQSGLFRENQEVEDRVMDSMDLERERGITIAAKNCSVTWDGVKVNILDTPGHADFGGEVERALSMVDGAILLVDASEGPLPQTRFVLKKTLEARQRVIVVINKIDRKDARPQEVLNEVYDLFIELGANDEQLEFPLLYAIGRNGVAMRQIDDPQVDLKPLFDTILAEIPAPSYDENEPFQMLVSDLGYSDFLGRLAIGKVFHGRVGAGERLICVGEGDVRKALRVTRLQSYEGIRLRDASSAEPGDIVVLSGIEDVHIGDTITVENGGKALPRISVDEPTVSMKFTINTSPLAGREGKQLTSSKLRERLVRESLSNVAIRVEEADGRDSFLVKGRGEFQMAILIETMRREGFELCVGRPEVIFKQDAHGKRLEPIERLYVSCSEEFTGTVTEKLAQRKGRLTNLVNHGNGRVRLEFNVPSRGLIGYRDEFLTDTKGTGIMTSYFEGYGEYRGDFPTRYTGSLVADRSGSAIPYALFNLEPRGRLFVVPGDPIYEGLVIGEHNRENDIDVNPCKEKKLTNMRASGKDENVILTSVVPMTLERAINFIRDDELVEVTPVAIRLRKAELTQFKRHALRAAKKKESEA, encoded by the coding sequence ATGCGCAACGATTCCATTCGCAACATCGCCATCATTGCCCACGTCGACCACGGCAAGACCACCCTCGTCGACGCCATGTTCCGTCAAAGCGGCCTCTTCCGCGAGAACCAGGAGGTCGAGGACCGGGTCATGGATTCCATGGACCTGGAGCGCGAGCGCGGCATCACCATCGCCGCCAAGAACTGCTCCGTGACCTGGGACGGCGTGAAGGTCAACATTCTGGACACCCCGGGCCACGCCGACTTCGGCGGCGAGGTCGAGCGTGCCCTGTCCATGGTCGACGGCGCCATCCTGCTCGTGGACGCCTCCGAGGGGCCGCTGCCCCAGACCCGCTTCGTGCTCAAGAAGACGCTCGAGGCGCGGCAGAGGGTCATCGTGGTCATCAACAAGATCGACCGCAAGGACGCCCGTCCCCAGGAAGTGCTGAACGAGGTCTACGACCTCTTCATCGAGCTCGGCGCCAACGACGAGCAGCTCGAGTTCCCGCTGCTCTACGCCATCGGCCGCAACGGCGTGGCCATGCGCCAGATCGACGATCCCCAGGTGGACCTGAAGCCCCTTTTCGACACCATCCTGGCCGAGATCCCGGCCCCGTCCTACGACGAGAACGAGCCCTTCCAGATGCTCGTCTCCGACCTCGGCTACTCCGACTTTCTCGGCCGCCTGGCCATCGGCAAGGTCTTCCACGGCCGCGTCGGCGCGGGCGAGCGGCTCATCTGCGTGGGCGAGGGCGACGTCAGGAAGGCCCTGCGCGTGACCCGGCTGCAGTCCTACGAGGGCATCCGCCTGCGCGACGCCTCGAGCGCCGAGCCCGGCGACATCGTGGTCCTTTCCGGCATCGAGGACGTGCACATCGGCGACACCATCACCGTGGAGAACGGCGGCAAGGCCCTGCCGCGCATCTCCGTGGACGAGCCCACGGTGTCCATGAAGTTCACCATCAACACCTCGCCGCTCGCCGGACGCGAGGGCAAGCAGCTGACCTCCTCCAAGCTGCGCGAGCGGCTCGTGCGCGAGAGCCTGTCCAACGTGGCCATCCGCGTGGAAGAGGCCGACGGTCGCGACAGCTTCCTGGTCAAGGGACGCGGCGAGTTCCAGATGGCCATCCTCATCGAGACCATGCGCCGCGAGGGCTTCGAGCTCTGTGTCGGCCGTCCCGAGGTCATCTTCAAGCAGGACGCGCACGGCAAGCGCCTCGAGCCCATCGAGCGCCTCTACGTGAGCTGCAGCGAGGAGTTCACCGGCACGGTCACGGAGAAGCTGGCCCAGCGCAAGGGCCGCCTGACCAACCTGGTGAACCACGGCAACGGCCGCGTGCGCCTGGAGTTCAACGTGCCCTCGCGCGGCCTCATCGGCTACCGCGACGAGTTCCTCACCGACACCAAGGGCACCGGCATCATGACCTCGTATTTCGAGGGTTACGGCGAGTACCGCGGCGACTTCCCGACCCGCTACACCGGCTCCCTGGTGGCCGACCGCTCCGGCTCCGCCATCCCCTACGCCCTGTTCAACCTCGAGCCGCGCGGTCGCCTCTTCGTGGTCCCCGGCGATCCGATCTACGAGGGACTCGTGATCGGCGAACACAACCGCGAGAACGACATCGACGTCAACCCCTGCAAGGAAAAGAAGCTGACCAACATGCGGGCCTCGGGCAAGGACGAGAACGTCATCCTGACGAGCGTCGTGCCCATGACCCTCGAGCGGGCCATCAACTTCATCCGCGACGACGAGCTGGTGGAGGTCACGCCCGTGGCCATCCGCCTGCGCAAGGCCGAGCTCACCCAGTTCAAGCGGCACGCCCTGCGCGCGGCCAAGAAGAAGGAATCCGAGGCCTGA
- a CDS encoding GGDEF domain-containing protein, with protein MEQPEVDRTGRRFRQGLLLGLGASLGWVVVCSLLGLWDQAQPLYQIVLFAYVTLGALASFGSFGYLVGRHEQRFAELSLVDHLTRAYNTRYFHETLKAEFANAARYERPLALILLDLDHFKQVNDTHGHPAGDEVLKSVVEIVRSLVRSGDTLARVGGEEFAVIMPNSDSAAGFALAERIRLRVKQRPVALPDGGRITIRVSVGVAATDKMEVETFTALFAAVDDALYAAKQAGRDRVVVADHSGAALAALADDSHARTAEQAEQENIKRAYGAMDE; from the coding sequence ATGGAGCAACCTGAAGTCGACAGGACAGGACGGCGATTCCGCCAGGGACTCCTCCTCGGATTGGGGGCGTCCCTGGGCTGGGTCGTCGTCTGTTCCCTGCTCGGACTCTGGGATCAGGCGCAGCCCCTTTACCAGATCGTGCTCTTCGCCTATGTGACCCTCGGCGCGTTGGCCAGCTTCGGGAGCTTCGGCTATCTCGTGGGCCGGCACGAACAGCGCTTCGCCGAACTCTCGCTGGTGGACCATCTGACGCGGGCCTACAACACCCGCTACTTCCACGAGACGCTGAAGGCGGAGTTCGCCAACGCGGCGCGCTACGAGAGGCCCCTGGCCCTCATTCTCCTGGACCTCGACCACTTCAAGCAGGTCAACGACACCCACGGCCACCCCGCCGGGGACGAGGTGCTGAAGTCCGTGGTCGAGATCGTGCGGAGCCTGGTGCGGAGCGGCGACACCCTGGCCCGGGTGGGTGGCGAGGAATTCGCCGTGATCATGCCCAACTCCGACTCCGCGGCCGGATTCGCGCTGGCCGAGCGCATCCGGCTGCGCGTGAAGCAGCGGCCCGTGGCCCTGCCCGACGGCGGGAGGATCACGATCCGCGTCTCCGTGGGCGTGGCCGCCACGGACAAGATGGAAGTGGAAACGTTCACCGCGCTCTTCGCGGCGGTGGACGACGCCTTGTACGCGGCCAAGCAGGCAGGCCGGGACCGGGTGGTCGTGGCCGACCACTCGGGCGCGGCCCTTGCGGCCCTTGCGGACGACTCGCACGCAAGGACGGCGGAACAGGCTGAACAGGAAAACATCAAGCGCGCCTATGGCGCTATGGACGAATGA
- a CDS encoding RNA-binding protein: MSTSIYVGNLPFSASEEDVRQYFASYGEVFNVKFIMDRETGRFRGFGFVEMDEAAAKAAIEALDGKEFNGRTLRVNEANQKKPARPRRDY; this comes from the coding sequence ATGTCTACGTCCATTTATGTCGGCAATCTGCCCTTCAGTGCCTCCGAGGAGGACGTTCGACAGTACTTCGCCAGCTATGGCGAGGTCTTCAACGTGAAGTTCATTATGGACCGTGAGACGGGCAGGTTCCGTGGCTTCGGTTTCGTCGAGATGGACGAGGCCGCCGCCAAGGCCGCCATCGAGGCCCTCGACGGGAAGGAGTTCAATGGTCGTACGCTTCGTGTGAACGAGGCCAACCAGAAGAAGCCCGCCCGTCCGCGCCGCGACTACTAG
- a CDS encoding C40 family peptidase codes for MPEPAPVAAPEPPPPPPPSPGELVVSTARSQIGTPYAYASCSPEDGYDCSGLVWWVYRQNGVELPRTSGGILSGGRPVAKNALEPGDVVVFDIGRKGKELHVGIWTGDATFVHSPRSGETVREEPIDMTYWRRRYIGARRYLPDPAPAQGSSGLPDSASAAAAAPAAP; via the coding sequence ATGCCCGAACCGGCGCCCGTGGCCGCGCCCGAGCCGCCCCCGCCCCCTCCGCCGAGTCCCGGTGAGCTCGTCGTCTCCACGGCTCGCTCGCAGATCGGCACCCCGTATGCCTATGCCTCCTGCTCCCCGGAGGACGGCTACGATTGTTCCGGTCTCGTCTGGTGGGTCTACCGCCAGAACGGCGTGGAGCTGCCGCGCACCTCGGGCGGCATTCTGTCCGGGGGGCGGCCCGTGGCCAAGAACGCGCTCGAGCCGGGCGACGTGGTCGTCTTCGACATCGGCAGGAAGGGCAAGGAGCTGCACGTGGGCATCTGGACGGGGGATGCGACCTTCGTCCACAGCCCGCGCAGCGGCGAGACGGTGCGCGAGGAGCCCATCGACATGACCTATTGGCGCCGCCGCTACATCGGAGCCAGGCGCTACCTGCCCGATCCCGCCCCTGCGCAAGGCTCGTCCGGCCTGCCTGATTCGGCTTCGGCCGCCGCTGCCGCGCCCGCCGCGCCTTGA
- a CDS encoding PEP/pyruvate-binding domain-containing protein encodes MKALRRLWKLLFPGDPDEGVSREGAEELRAAFRARYHDFKLLLTAHGQFLENMAAVEEALQSATPFGMELVRGLGVAAATGVFRMIRLLAVLVPGRYGELEQRFSAIREQLAPILSPPLPDDPASGAGAADWVLPLAGLTRRRSGIAGFPAASVGEIAARLPGLVPPGFVITAAGFRAFMAHEGLQAEIDRRIQAAGARRPDELAALSEDLRALIVAAPLPSELASALAEACERIAAEQETAASPLRLSLRGEAVVEAAAGAALVGHERTMLNVHPDQAATAFKELAARKFGPLAMAARLVRGLRNRDVSMVVTVQAMTGARAGGVLLTRVPRNGGAAAAGDAGAGEGTGEEMLLAAALGLPDAVTEGTSDADTYLLARGAAGAEASILSRSVQHKAGKFVCDPERGLCRMLTTDGEADLPALADGEIIELARIGREVEGLLGAAVELEWVLDESGRVSLLHCRHLGLRARHGPPGGKPRVLPSGCETLLQGGATASPGLAGGSVHVVESAEGLVDFPPGGVLVAASADPRLAALLPSCAAVVTQTGAATSRLAGICREWGIPALMGVAGATTQLAQGEEVLVDADEHAVRRARPDACPVEAARPTRSPLLGSPVHEALVWAADLIIPLYLTDAGSADFSPSSCRTLHDIAHFVHETSVEQMFSFCQSHDFAQAKSRRLVCQVPMQFWVVNLDDGYWRDEPGDTVRLSNIASLPMLALWKGMMAVPWGGPPGVNPRGFLSVVFEATTNPELDPVAGSQYSVKNYFMISRNFCSLQSRFGFHFCSVEALVGERAVENYAAFRFEGGAANMERRMRRIHFIAGILKEFGFASEIVEDRLLARAKGLPQPVMEERLAVLGYLITHTRQLDMVMTDMASVKALRARMTADLARLFPPEGA; translated from the coding sequence ATGAAGGCACTGCGGCGCCTGTGGAAGCTCCTGTTCCCGGGAGACCCCGACGAAGGGGTCTCCCGGGAGGGAGCCGAAGAGCTTCGCGCGGCGTTTCGCGCCCGCTACCACGATTTCAAGCTCCTCCTGACAGCGCACGGCCAGTTCCTGGAGAACATGGCCGCAGTGGAAGAGGCCCTGCAGAGCGCCACGCCCTTCGGCATGGAGCTGGTGCGGGGCCTGGGCGTGGCCGCGGCCACGGGCGTCTTCCGCATGATCCGCCTGCTCGCCGTCCTGGTCCCGGGGCGCTACGGCGAGCTCGAGCAGCGCTTCTCGGCCATCCGCGAGCAGCTCGCCCCCATCCTTTCTCCTCCGCTTCCCGATGATCCGGCTTCCGGCGCCGGGGCTGCCGACTGGGTCCTGCCCCTCGCCGGGCTCACCCGCCGCCGCTCCGGCATCGCGGGCTTTCCGGCCGCGTCCGTGGGCGAGATCGCGGCGCGGCTGCCCGGCCTCGTGCCGCCCGGTTTCGTGATCACGGCCGCGGGCTTTCGCGCCTTCATGGCGCATGAGGGGCTGCAGGCCGAGATCGATCGCCGCATCCAGGCCGCGGGTGCCAGGCGGCCTGACGAGCTGGCCGCCCTGTCCGAGGACCTGCGCGCCCTGATCGTGGCCGCGCCGCTTCCTTCCGAGCTCGCATCGGCACTGGCCGAGGCCTGCGAACGGATCGCCGCGGAGCAGGAAACGGCCGCCTCGCCCCTGCGCCTCTCCCTGCGCGGCGAGGCCGTGGTCGAGGCCGCGGCGGGAGCGGCCCTGGTCGGCCACGAGCGCACCATGCTGAACGTGCACCCTGACCAGGCCGCCACGGCCTTCAAGGAGCTGGCGGCCAGGAAGTTCGGCCCTCTGGCCATGGCCGCGCGCCTGGTGCGGGGGCTGCGCAACCGCGACGTGTCCATGGTCGTGACCGTGCAGGCCATGACCGGGGCGCGCGCGGGCGGCGTGCTGCTCACTCGCGTGCCGCGAAACGGCGGGGCCGCCGCGGCGGGCGATGCCGGGGCAGGGGAGGGGACAGGGGAGGAGATGCTTCTGGCCGCGGCCCTGGGTCTGCCGGACGCAGTCACCGAGGGCACTTCCGACGCGGACACCTATCTCCTGGCCCGCGGCGCGGCCGGGGCCGAGGCGTCCATCCTTTCCCGCTCCGTGCAGCACAAGGCGGGCAAGTTCGTCTGCGATCCCGAGCGGGGCCTGTGCCGCATGCTGACCACGGACGGCGAGGCGGACCTGCCCGCCCTCGCGGACGGCGAGATCATCGAGCTTGCGCGCATCGGGCGCGAGGTGGAGGGTCTTCTGGGCGCGGCCGTGGAGCTCGAGTGGGTACTCGACGAGTCCGGCCGCGTGAGCCTGCTGCACTGCCGCCACCTGGGGCTTCGCGCGCGGCATGGCCCGCCGGGCGGCAAGCCGCGCGTCCTGCCGTCCGGCTGCGAGACCCTGCTTCAGGGCGGGGCCACGGCCTCGCCCGGCCTTGCCGGGGGCAGCGTGCACGTGGTCGAGAGCGCCGAAGGGCTGGTGGATTTTCCCCCGGGGGGCGTGCTGGTGGCGGCCTCGGCCGATCCGCGCCTGGCCGCGCTGCTGCCCTCGTGCGCCGCCGTGGTCACACAGACCGGCGCGGCCACGAGCAGGCTCGCGGGCATCTGCCGCGAGTGGGGCATCCCCGCGCTCATGGGCGTTGCCGGGGCCACGACGCAGCTTGCCCAGGGCGAGGAGGTGCTGGTGGACGCGGACGAGCACGCCGTGCGCCGCGCGCGGCCGGACGCCTGCCCGGTGGAGGCGGCGAGGCCCACGCGAAGCCCGCTGCTCGGCAGCCCGGTGCACGAGGCGCTCGTCTGGGCCGCCGACCTGATCATCCCGCTTTATCTCACGGATGCCGGGTCCGCGGATTTCTCCCCGTCCAGCTGCCGCACCCTGCACGACATCGCCCATTTCGTGCACGAGACCTCGGTGGAGCAGATGTTCTCCTTCTGCCAGTCGCACGATTTCGCCCAGGCCAAGAGCCGCCGCCTGGTCTGCCAGGTGCCCATGCAGTTCTGGGTGGTCAACCTGGACGACGGCTACTGGCGCGACGAGCCGGGCGACACCGTGCGCCTCTCGAACATCGCCTCGCTGCCCATGCTGGCCCTGTGGAAGGGGATGATGGCCGTGCCCTGGGGCGGGCCTCCCGGGGTCAATCCCCGCGGCTTCCTCTCCGTGGTCTTCGAGGCCACCACGAACCCGGAGCTCGATCCGGTGGCCGGGTCGCAGTACTCGGTGAAGAACTATTTCATGATCTCGCGCAACTTCTGCTCCCTGCAGTCGCGCTTCGGGTTCCACTTCTGCTCCGTGGAGGCCCTGGTCGGAGAGCGCGCTGTGGAAAATTACGCGGCCTTCCGTTTCGAGGGCGGGGCCGCGAACATGGAGCGCCGCATGCGCCGCATCCATTTCATCGCGGGAATCCTGAAGGAGTTCGGCTTCGCCTCGGAGATCGTGGAGGACAGGCTCCTGGCCCGGGCCAAGGGGTTGCCGCAGCCGGTCATGGAGGAGCGGCTGGCCGTGCTCGGCTACCTCATCACCCACACCCGCCAACTGGACATGGTCATGACCGACATGGCCTCGGTCAAGGCCCTGCGCGCCCGCATGACCGCAGACCTCGCGCGGCTCTTTCCGCCCGAGGGGGCCTGA
- the icd gene encoding NADP-dependent isocitrate dehydrogenase, protein MQTKTVLFIEGDGIGPEVWAAGRPVLDSAVEKAYGGERALEWKELLAGKKAFTATGDYLPEATLTALKNCDLAMKGPLETPVGGGFRSLNVTMRQVLDLYACIRPIRYFKGIESPVKRPDLVDMVVFRENTEDVYAGIEWKSGSPEAKKVLAFLRDEMGVALSDTAGLGVKPMTPAGCKRLVRKALAFAVKHGRPSVTLAHKGNIMKFTEGAFRAWGYEVAAEEFADTVMTEDEAKNGGKKPVIVKDRICDALFQQVLMYPEQYHVIASPNLNGDYLSDALAAQVGGLGLAPGVNMSDNIAFFEPTHGTAPSIAGKDLANPGSLILSGAMLLEHIGWNEAAALIHGAVEKVISGKRVTVDLAGQINGSTQVGCKEFGELVGAAL, encoded by the coding sequence ATGCAGACCAAGACTGTGCTGTTCATCGAGGGCGACGGCATCGGCCCCGAAGTGTGGGCTGCCGGGCGTCCGGTGCTCGACTCCGCGGTGGAAAAGGCCTACGGCGGCGAGCGCGCGCTTGAGTGGAAAGAGCTCCTTGCCGGCAAGAAGGCCTTTACGGCCACCGGCGATTACCTGCCCGAGGCCACCCTGACCGCGCTCAAGAACTGCGACCTGGCCATGAAGGGCCCCCTGGAGACCCCGGTGGGCGGCGGCTTCCGCAGCCTCAACGTGACCATGCGGCAGGTTCTGGACCTCTACGCCTGCATCCGGCCGATCCGCTACTTCAAGGGCATCGAGTCGCCGGTCAAGCGGCCCGACCTGGTGGACATGGTGGTCTTCCGCGAGAACACCGAGGACGTCTACGCGGGCATCGAGTGGAAGTCCGGCTCGCCCGAAGCCAAAAAGGTCCTGGCCTTCCTGCGCGACGAGATGGGCGTGGCCCTCTCCGACACCGCGGGCCTGGGCGTGAAGCCCATGACCCCGGCCGGCTGCAAGCGCCTCGTGCGCAAGGCGCTGGCCTTCGCGGTCAAGCACGGCCGTCCGTCCGTGACCTTGGCCCACAAGGGCAACATCATGAAGTTCACCGAGGGCGCCTTCCGCGCCTGGGGCTACGAGGTCGCGGCCGAGGAGTTCGCCGACACGGTCATGACCGAGGACGAGGCCAAGAACGGCGGCAAGAAGCCGGTCATCGTCAAGGACCGCATCTGCGACGCCCTGTTCCAGCAGGTGCTCATGTACCCGGAGCAGTACCACGTCATCGCCTCGCCCAACCTCAACGGCGACTATCTCTCCGACGCCCTGGCGGCCCAGGTGGGCGGCCTCGGCCTCGCGCCCGGCGTGAACATGTCGGACAACATCGCCTTCTTCGAGCCGACCCACGGCACCGCCCCGTCCATCGCGGGCAAGGACCTGGCCAACCCCGGCTCGCTCATCCTCTCCGGCGCCATGCTGCTCGAGCACATCGGCTGGAACGAGGCCGCCGCGCTCATCCACGGCGCCGTGGAGAAGGTCATCTCCGGCAAGCGCGTGACCGTTGACCTGGCCGGCCAGATCAACGGCTCGACGCAGGTCGGCTGCAAGGAGTTCGGCGAGCTCGTGGGCGCCGCCCTCTAG